One part of the Arachidicoccus terrestris genome encodes these proteins:
- the sufC gene encoding Fe-S cluster assembly ATPase SufC, with the protein MLSIKNLYASVEDKQILKGINLEVGAGEVHAIMGPNGSGKSSLASVLAGRENYEVTEGAVEMDGKDLLELSPEDRAREGLFMAFQYPVEIPGVSNINFLKTALNEIRTYHGKAPLDAKSFLQLTKEKQKLVEFDAKLVNRSLNEGFSGGEKKRNEILQLAMLEPKLAILDETDSGLDIDALRIVSNGVNKLRSKNNSFILITHYQRLLEYIVPDFVHVLYNGRIVKSGGKELALELEEKGYDWIKEENK; encoded by the coding sequence ATGTTAAGCATTAAAAATTTATACGCATCTGTCGAAGATAAACAAATATTAAAAGGGATCAACCTCGAAGTAGGTGCCGGTGAGGTACATGCGATCATGGGCCCTAACGGTTCCGGTAAGAGTTCCCTGGCTTCTGTACTCGCAGGCCGGGAAAATTATGAAGTGACTGAAGGCGCTGTTGAAATGGATGGTAAGGACCTGTTGGAACTCTCTCCTGAAGACAGGGCCCGTGAAGGCCTGTTCATGGCTTTTCAGTATCCGGTAGAGATTCCAGGTGTATCGAATATTAATTTCCTGAAAACAGCATTAAATGAAATCCGGACTTATCACGGTAAAGCGCCTCTGGATGCCAAAAGTTTTCTGCAGTTGACAAAAGAGAAACAAAAATTAGTCGAGTTTGATGCCAAGCTGGTAAATCGTTCGCTGAATGAAGGATTTTCAGGAGGAGAGAAAAAACGCAATGAAATTCTGCAGCTAGCCATGCTGGAACCCAAGCTGGCTATTTTGGATGAAACAGATTCAGGGCTGGATATTGATGCACTGCGAATTGTCTCCAATGGCGTGAATAAGCTCCGCTCTAAAAACAATTCCTTTATTCTGATTACCCACTACCAGCGTTTACTGGAGTATATCGTGCCTGATTTTGTTCATGTGCTTTACAATGGCCGTATCGTTAAATCCGGGGGAAAAGAATTAGCCCTTGAACTGGAAGAAAAAGGGTACGACTGGATCAAGGAAGAAAATAAGTAA
- the sufD gene encoding Fe-S cluster assembly protein SufD: protein MSQQVVENSLYDNLIKEFEQTYQKNQGEEPEALLQKREAALGAFQCAGIPTIKNEEWRFTNLAPFLKDNYQMQPSGILSRETVEKAISKARIKGLDAYKLVLVNGAIDFSYSELPEQMQGWTLLSVADIRGTESFANQVNSSLPIEKFPFAAINTACFTDGFYLELQKDFRLDKPLQVIHVYGDTECLFLQPRNIIKVRRGASAEVLESSVCVSGQVLFVNGVTEIQVEENAHFKHAHLQVGRPQERWIMHTQVQQLRDSRYDNYTITLPQADLVRNNLNVSLDGPNTETHLYGLYMVEDKHLVDNHSLVDHRHPNCMSNQLYKGVILDGGKGVFNGKIYVHRPAQKTNAFQQNNNLLFSPNGTINSKPQLEIYADDVKCSHGSTVGQFDEEALFYLRSRGIGAETAHSLMVTAFAFDVTSKIENEALRDHIEHLIEKTISSAQQL from the coding sequence ATGTCTCAACAAGTAGTCGAAAATTCTTTATATGACAATTTGATTAAAGAATTTGAACAGACTTATCAGAAAAACCAGGGGGAAGAACCCGAAGCACTTCTTCAGAAAAGAGAAGCGGCATTGGGTGCCTTCCAGTGTGCAGGGATTCCTACAATCAAAAACGAAGAATGGCGCTTCACTAATCTGGCGCCCTTTCTGAAAGATAATTATCAAATGCAGCCCTCAGGTATCCTGAGTAGGGAAACTGTTGAAAAAGCAATTTCGAAGGCGCGGATCAAAGGGCTGGATGCCTATAAACTTGTTCTGGTCAATGGTGCGATCGATTTTAGTTACAGCGAACTGCCGGAACAAATGCAAGGGTGGACCTTACTATCAGTTGCAGATATTAGGGGTACAGAAAGTTTTGCCAACCAGGTAAACAGCAGTTTGCCTATTGAGAAATTTCCTTTTGCAGCTATAAATACTGCCTGCTTTACCGATGGTTTTTATTTAGAGCTGCAAAAGGATTTCAGGTTGGATAAGCCCTTGCAGGTCATTCATGTGTACGGTGACACCGAATGTCTTTTCCTGCAGCCCAGAAATATCATCAAAGTCCGCCGTGGTGCTTCTGCAGAAGTACTGGAGTCAAGTGTCTGTGTATCCGGGCAGGTCTTATTTGTCAATGGTGTGACAGAGATCCAGGTGGAAGAAAATGCACATTTTAAACATGCTCATCTTCAGGTAGGACGCCCCCAGGAACGCTGGATCATGCATACACAGGTACAGCAATTAAGGGATAGCCGTTATGATAATTACACGATAACTTTACCACAGGCAGACCTCGTACGCAATAATTTGAATGTGAGTCTGGATGGACCAAACACTGAGACCCATCTGTATGGTCTTTATATGGTGGAAGATAAGCATCTTGTTGACAATCATTCATTAGTGGACCATCGTCATCCGAACTGTATGAGCAACCAACTGTATAAAGGAGTGATTCTTGACGGCGGTAAAGGCGTTTTTAACGGTAAGATCTATGTCCACCGTCCAGCCCAGAAAACCAATGCTTTCCAGCAAAACAATAATCTATTATTCAGCCCGAATGGCACGATCAATTCTAAGCCACAGCTGGAAATTTATGCAGATGACGTTAAATGCAGCCATGGTAGCACGGTAGGCCAGTTTGATGAAGAGGCATTGTTTTATTTACGTTCCCGCGGTATAGGGGCAGAAACAGCCCATAGTCTTATGGTTACAGCCTTTGCTTTTGATGTGACCAGTAAGATCGAAAATGAGGCGTTGCGGGATCATATCGAGCACCTGATCGAAAAAACGATCTCTTCCGCTCAGCAGCTATAA